DNA from Ignavibacteriales bacterium:
AAAAAGCAATTATTAACTCAGATGAACCCAACAATTTTATTCTTTTTATTCTTAATTAATTTCCATTCAAAGTTGAAGCATTAATAATTACTTGGTAAATTTGAACATCAAACACAAAGGAGTGATACATTGAAAAAACTATTACTATTCTTTTTCTTGACACTTACGGTCTCCCTTACCTTTTCACAGGTGGAGGTAAGTTCAAGATTGCAGCAAGCCTTAACTAAGGCAAACCAGAATGATTATATTAAGATTCTGGTTCTCCTTAGATCCCAGGTTGATTTAGCCTCACTAGATCAACAATTATACAGCCAAAAATCTACTTTGCAGCAAAGAGCATATAAAGTAATTACGGCTCTTAAACAAAACGCTGAAAATACCCAGGGTGGATTAAAATCATATTTTGATGCAAATTCTGAATCAGCAGACGTTTATACTTACCAGGCTTTCTGGATTTCTAATATGTTTGTGGTTGAAGCAAAGCCTAAAATAATTAACGAATTGATGACAAGATTAGATGTTGCTGAGCTGGATCTAGATGCTTTTTTGGAATTAGACAGACCTGAAAAAGTTGAAGATTATGTTGAGGGTACCGAATCTGTAGAACCGGGTTTAAAATTATTAACGCACATTTGTTATGGGCGCAGGGAATTACCGGACAGGGAAGATTAGTAATGGATATTGATACCGGTGTTCATCCAAACCATCCAGCATTAAATTTTAAATGGAGAGGAAATCACGTTCCAAGTAATCAGGCATGGTTCGATCCTGTCAGCGGAACTACAGTTCCAAGTGATTGCGATGGACACGGCAGCCACACAATGGGAACAATGGTTGGATATTCACCCACAACAGGCGATACAGTAGGTGTTGCGCCCGATGCTGAATGGATTGCTGCAAAAACAATTTGCTCAAGTCCACACACATCTAACTCTGTTGCAGCGTTTCAATGGGCAATTGATCCGGATGGAAATCCTTTAACAATTACAGATATGCCCGATGTAATAAGCAATAGCTGGTACGATCCTGATGTAACTACCGAATGTTCCGGAATTTATAAAACAACTTTAGATGCAGTTGAAGCTGCAGGTATTGCCGTGGTTTTCTCTGCAGGCAACAGCGGACCAGGAACATCAACAATAACAAAACCCAAAAACATTAATACGAACAATGTTAACGTAATGTGTACAGCCGCTATCGATGGTGCTTCATATCTTGGTGGTAACACAAATCCAATTGCTAGTTTTTCAAGCCGGGGCCCATCAACTTGCGGCGGTACGGGTTCTTTGTTAATAAAACCGGAAGTTTCAGCACCCGGAGTTAACGTACGTTCGTCCGGTTCCGCAACAGGGTATACCGTGTTAAGTGGAACATCAATGGCCTCGCCACACGTTGCAGGTGCAGTTGCATTACTAAAACAATTTGCTCCAACACTAACAGGCAAACAAATTTTAGAAGCTTTGTACAACACAGCTGTTGATTTAGGCGCCCCTGGTGAAGATAATAATTACGGAATGGGATTGATTGATGTTTATGCAGCATTCTTAAGTTTAGGAACCGCTGATTCAACGGCTCCTGATCCAATTGTAGATTTATCTGCCAGCAATCCTACTTCGAATAGTTTAACACTACAATGGACAGTTCCTTATGACTCATCAATGAATGGTGTTACCGGATTTGATATTCGTTATTCTACATCAGTCATTAATGATTCAACAACATTTTATAATGCAATGCAGCTACCTTTTACAACTATTCCTGATACAGCGGGCGGATCAGAATCATATCTTGTTGAAGGATTGAATTTTGCTACACCGTATTACTTCTCAATAAAATCAAAAGATGTGTGGGGCAATTGGTCGCCATTATCAAACAGTGCAACAGGAACAACCTTGGCAGCACCTCAAGTATCAGTCGCGCCATTAAGTTTGCACCATATTCTCAATTCAATGGAAGTTGTTGTTGACACAGTAACTGTTTCAAATATTTCTGTAAATCCATCCACATTGGATTTTTCTGTTGCTCTTGAGAACAATACTTTCCCAGAGGGAATGATAGGTGCTAGGGTAATCCCTAATCAGAATACTTCTGATGGACAAAATGAACTATCTACAAAAGAAAACCCTATTGATGTCCGCGGATTAAGTATCGATGGACAGGGTGGACCAGATTTATTTGGTTATAAATGGATTGATAGCAATGAACCAAATGGTCCTCAGTATGTTTGGGATGATATTTCTACCACCGGAACATTAGCCACAACTTGGGTCGCTACAGGGACTTTTGATCCTAAAGATGAAGGATATGCCGGACCATTTCCTTTAGGATTTAACTTTAAATATTACGGGGTTAATAAAACAGAAGTTTATGTTAGTTCAAATGGTTTGTTGACCTTTGGAACAATAAGCACAAATATTTTTACTAATGCTGGTATTCCAAATTCTGCTGTTCCTAACGAATACATAGCCCCTTTCTGGGATGATCTTGATGGAGTTTCATCAGGAACTGTGCATTACAAACAGGATGGTAACAAATTTATCGTTCAGTTTACCGGATGGCATAAATATTCCAATACTGGTTCGTTAACATTCCAGATTGTGCTTTACGCTAACGGAAGAATAATGTTCTATTATAATAATATGAATGCAACATTAAATTCTGCAACGGTTGGAATTGAAAATGCAGCAGGCAATGATGGTCTACAGGTAGCTTACAATGCAAATTATGTTGCAAATAATCTTGCAGTACTATTTGCTTCAGAGCCGGATTGGTTATCAAACAATGTTAACAGCGGTACATTATTTAACGGCAGCTCAGTAGCTGTTGAATTAACATTCCGTGCTGAAGATTATCCAGCTGGTAACTATGGAATGGATTTAGTGGTTACAAGTAACGATCCTGTTAACGCTACTGTTACTGTTCCTGTTACTATGGAAATTTCAGTAATACCTGTTGAGCTAACATCTTTTGTTGCAAAGAACGACAGAAACAATGTTACACTTAACTGGGCAACCGCTACAGAAACTAATAACAGTGGGTTCCAGATTGAAAGAAAACTTAATGGAACTAATGAGTGGACTAGTGTTTCATTTGTTTCAGGCAAAGGAACATCAACCGAAAGAAATAATTATTCATTTATGGATAAAGGTTTAAAGGTTGGTAAATACTCATACAGATTAAAACAAGTTGATCTTGATGGAACATTTGATTACTCGCCGATAATTGAAGTTGATGTAAATGCTCCTAATGATTATACGCTTTACCAGAACTATCCAAATCCGTTCAATCCAAGTACAACGATTGAATATTCTCTTCCGGAAAAAGCAGAGGTTACAATTTCTATATACACAGCTATTGGTGAATTAGTAACAACGCTAGTTAAAGGAACGGTTGAAGCTGGATATCAAAAAGCAAACTTTAACGCCGTTAATCTTACATCCGGTACTTACATTTACCAGATAAGAGCCGTTGGCAACGGAAGAACTTTTGTTGATACTAAGAAGATGGTACTTATAAAATAATGTAGAATTTATAATGTAGAATGTAAAATTAAGGCACGGGCAATCGTGCCTTTTTATTTTTGTGCAAATAAAATTAAATCATTTGAGATTTTTGCATCAAAAACTTTTTTATCCAAACCACCAAATAGTTCTATATTCTTAAATCCGGCTTCTTTAAAAACTTGTTTTAATCCTTTTGTTGTATAGGGGAAGATTTTTGTTGATATTAGTTCTTTCTGCGTAGTTTGATCAGCTTTAAATTTTAAAATGTTAAACGTTAAATCTTTATTGCAAAAATCATAAAAGCGAATGAAGTATTCATCATCCTTTTTTGTGATGTTAACTATACGCTCTTTTTCTTTAAGAATCTTTTCGTAATTAAGAATTTGAATAAGAACTTTTCCATCTTTCTTTAATAGCTTAAATAACTTTGCAACTGATTTTTCAATCAGACCAAAAGGAATGTTGGCTAGAGTATTTCCAAGTGAAACAACTATATCAAACTTATTATAAAATGTTTTTGGAATTTCATTCGCACCAAAGATATGGAAATCAATTTTACAATTATGTTTTTCAGAATTGGTTCGTGCAGTGTTAATCATTTCTGATGATGGATCGAAAGCTGTAACATTTAATCCTAGCTGAGAAAGTGAAATGGAATCAACTCCAGTTCCGCATCCAACATCTGCAACTGATTTTATTTTATCATCAATAAAATTTGATAAGAGTATTTTGCGTTTCTGTAATGCAGAATCAAAGTCAATCATCTTATCGTAATAAACTGAAGCTGAATTGTAAAAGTTGTTATTTGATTTCATATTTTTTATTGCTCCTTTTTATAATATCAAAATAGCTATTTAAAAATAATTTCTAATCAGCTAAAGTTTTTAATTCTTAATTATTCGCTTTTAACTCTCTTCCCATTTATCATCTTTTCGCAATTAGCAAAAGCTAATAAACAGCATATCTTATTTGAGAAGTGAAACTTCTTATGATTAAGAAAAATCAAACAAAAAAATGTTTAACCCTCGCACTAATTGAATTAAAATAATTATTCGGTGTAAAGTAATATGGCACTTAACATGTTAATTGATGAATACTTGAAAACTCTTAATTAACTAAATATTCCATAAATTTATCTTTAGGGGATAAACAATGGCCAAAATAGCAATAATAGACGACGATCCGGATATTGTTGATGCCAGCAGTTTGGTATTAACTTCAAAAGGTTACGACGTTATCACCGCTTCCAATCCAGATGATGGATATAAAATCGTTATGGATCAAAATCCAGATTTAATCATTCTTGATGTAATGATGAATGAACCCGATGATGGATTTTTTCTCGCTCAAAAGTTCCGCAAAATGAATGTGGACACACCAATTATAATGTACACATCAGTTTCAAAATCTTTAGGAATGGAATTTGGCGCAAGCGAAATGGTTCCTGTTGATGAGTTTGTTGAAAAGCCAATTTCACCCGAAACTCTTGTGGACAAAGTAACTATTGAAAGGGAGCTAGGAATTAAGTTTGGCGAAACAACAAAAGATAACCGCATAACTTTAGAATTTACTAACTGCGTTGGAATGTGTGATCAAGGACCAGCAATGATAGTTAACGATCGTGTTTACACAAAACTCGATCCTGAAAATGCAGTTAACATTCTTAACGAAATAAAGTAGGGATGATAAATGAAAATTGAAACAAAAATAAATAATATAAAAACGGAACGTACAGGTCCGGTTCTTTTTTCTCCTTATAAAAGAGGAGAAGGAATAAAAAAAGCTTTAAAACAGAAAAGAGAAGACATTCTTTTTGAGTTAAAAGATTCTGGTTTAAAAGGTAGAGGCGGCGCTGGATTTCCTACATCTACAAAATGGATGTTAACGGCTGCAGCAAAAGCTGACAAAAATTTATTGTTTGCAACGCTGATGAAGGCGAGCCTGGAACATTTAAAGATAGAGTTCTTTTAATGGAATATCCTGAACTTGTTTTTGAAGGTATGGTAATCGGCGGTTACACTGTCGGGGCAAAAGTTGGTATCGTTTATTTACGTGCAGAGTATGAATACATGCTTGAGCAGTTGGAAAATTATTTATCCAATATGAGAGAAGATAATCTGCTCGGTGAAGGAATTCTTGGAACAGATTTTTCATATGATATTTCAATACGATTAGGTTCAGGTGCTTATGTATGCGGTGAAGAAACTGCATTAATAGAATCACTTGAAGGCTACAGAGGCGAACCGCGTAATCGTCCACCATTCCCTGTTAACACAGGTTATATGGGTTATCCAACTTCCGTAAATAATGTTGAAACACTTGCTGCAGTTCCTCACATCATTACAAAAGGCGGGGCTTGGTTTAAAAAATATGGTACAGATAAATCAACCGGTTCAAAATTGTTTTCTGTTTCTGGTGATTGTGAAAACCCAGGTGTTTATGAACTACCATGGGGAATTGCCGTAAATGAATTACTTGAATTGGTTGGTGCAAGAAATGCCAAAGCTGTTCAAATTGGCGGCGCATCCGGAATCTGTATTCAAAAATCGCAATTCGATCGCAAGTTTGGTTATGAAGATATTTCAACCGGCGGCTCGGTAATAATTTTTAATGAATCAAGAGACATGCTTCATGTATTAAGAAACTTTATGGAGTTTTTTGTTGAAGAATCCTGCGGGCAATGCACACCATGCAGAATCGGTAATGTAAAATTACTTGAAGGAATTGAAATGATTGAAAGTGGAAAGTTTACTTTCAAATATATTAATACACTTAAAGAACTTGGCAAATCAATGCAAGTTGCATCAAAATGCGGATTGGGTCAATCAAGTCCTAACGCATTTATTTCCATTTTGGAAAATT
Protein-coding regions in this window:
- a CDS encoding S8 family serine peptidase, with product MDIDTGVHPNHPALNFKWRGNHVPSNQAWFDPVSGTTVPSDCDGHGSHTMGTMVGYSPTTGDTVGVAPDAEWIAAKTICSSPHTSNSVAAFQWAIDPDGNPLTITDMPDVISNSWYDPDVTTECSGIYKTTLDAVEAAGIAVVFSAGNSGPGTSTITKPKNINTNNVNVMCTAAIDGASYLGGNTNPIASFSSRGPSTCGGTGSLLIKPEVSAPGVNVRSSGSATGYTVLSGTSMASPHVAGAVALLKQFAPTLTGKQILEALYNTAVDLGAPGEDNNYGMGLIDVYAAFLSLGTADSTAPDPIVDLSASNPTSNSLTLQWTVPYDSSMNGVTGFDIRYSTSVINDSTTFYNAMQLPFTTIPDTAGGSESYLVEGLNFATPYYFSIKSKDVWGNWSPLSNSATGTTLAAPQVSVAPLSLHHILNSMEVVVDTVTVSNISVNPSTLDFSVALENNTFPEGMIGARVIPNQNTSDGQNELSTKENPIDVRGLSIDGQGGPDLFGYKWIDSNEPNGPQYVWDDISTTGTLATTWVATGTFDPKDEGYAGPFPLGFNFKYYGVNKTEVYVSSNGLLTFGTISTNIFTNAGIPNSAVPNEYIAPFWDDLDGVSSGTVHYKQDGNKFIVQFTGWHKYSNTGSLTFQIVLYANGRIMFYYNNMNATLNSATVGIENAAGNDGLQVAYNANYVANNLAVLFASEPDWLSNNVNSGTLFNGSSVAVELTFRAEDYPAGNYGMDLVVTSNDPVNATVTVPVTMEISVIPVELTSFVAKNDRNNVTLNWATATETNNSGFQIERKLNGTNEWTSVSFVSGKGTSTERNNYSFMDKGLKVGKYSYRLKQVDLDGTFDYSPIIEVDVNAPNDYTLYQNYPNPFNPSTTIEYSLPEKAEVTISIYTAIGELVTTLVKGTVEAGYQKANFNAVNLTSGTYIYQIRAVGNGRTFVDTKKMVLIK
- a CDS encoding class I SAM-dependent methyltransferase, with product MKSNNNFYNSASVYYDKMIDFDSALQKRKILLSNFIDDKIKSVADVGCGTGVDSISLSQLGLNVTAFDPSSEMINTARTNSEKHNCKIDFHIFGANEIPKTFYNKFDIVVSLGNTLANIPFGLIEKSVAKLFKLLKKDGKVLIQILNYEKILKEKERIVNITKKDDEYFIRFYDFCNKDLTFNILKFKADQTTQKELISTKIFPYTTKGLKQVFKEAGFKNIELFGGLDKKVFDAKISNDLILFAQK
- a CDS encoding response regulator; translated protein: MAKIAIIDDDPDIVDASSLVLTSKGYDVITASNPDDGYKIVMDQNPDLIILDVMMNEPDDGFFLAQKFRKMNVDTPIIMYTSVSKSLGMEFGASEMVPVDEFVEKPISPETLVDKVTIERELGIKFGETTKDNRITLEFTNCVGMCDQGPAMIVNDRVYTKLDPENAVNILNEIK